The Flavobacterium marginilacus genome window below encodes:
- the hemG gene encoding menaquinone-dependent protoporphyrinogen IX dehydrogenase has protein sequence MSEKFRKETKTIIIYSSVNGLTKRICYHIKDILIRNNHLTEIFSIDDFSKKITDFDKVIIASSIRYGKHNDQIENLIKENFELLNSKKTAFISVNLVARKVEKSKADTNPYVIKFLNAIEWRPTTVAVFAGKLDYSLYSFKDRIMIQLIMLITKGPVNSKTVIEYTDWNKVNEFSQYFAKI, from the coding sequence ATGAGCGAAAAATTTAGAAAAGAAACAAAAACAATTATTATTTATTCATCTGTCAATGGTTTAACGAAAAGAATCTGTTACCATATAAAGGATATATTAATTCGGAATAATCATTTAACCGAAATCTTTTCGATTGATGATTTTAGCAAAAAAATAACAGACTTTGATAAAGTAATTATTGCTTCGAGCATAAGATATGGAAAGCATAACGATCAAATTGAAAATCTTATAAAAGAGAATTTTGAACTTTTAAATTCAAAAAAAACAGCATTCATTTCTGTAAATTTGGTTGCTCGGAAAGTTGAAAAAAGTAAAGCAGATACAAATCCATATGTAATTAAATTTCTAAATGCGATAGAATGGCGGCCTACAACTGTTGCGGTTTTTGCTGGAAAACTGGATTACAGTCTTTATAGTTTTAAAGATCGAATTATGATACAGTTAATAATGTTAATAACAAAAGGACCAGTTAATTCCAAAACAGTGATAGAATATACTGATTGGAATAAAGTAAATGAATTTAGTCAATACTTTGCTAAAATATAA
- a CDS encoding HAD family hydrolase, with product MKFKGVIFDLDGTLVNSLEDIADAMNTVLQGLNYPMHSYETYQYFIGSGLRNLVSRSLPETNNDEKHIDLCYQLMIEEYSHNCTRKTKAYDGIIELLDHLISNNIKLSVFSNKSDALTKKITADLFPGYFDTVVGLSVEALKKPNPTEAIAISKKMGLEAEEIIFAGDSDIDMQTAVNASMSAVGVTWGYRLEEELIAAGAKYIINSPLDLIKIIQPNDETILAQNMW from the coding sequence ATGAAATTTAAAGGCGTTATTTTTGACTTAGACGGCACATTGGTCAATTCTCTGGAGGACATTGCAGATGCTATGAATACGGTTCTTCAAGGGCTGAACTATCCAATGCACAGTTATGAAACATATCAATATTTCATTGGAAGCGGGCTTCGAAATCTGGTAAGCAGATCACTGCCGGAAACCAATAATGATGAAAAGCATATTGATCTCTGCTACCAGCTGATGATTGAAGAATACAGTCATAACTGCACCCGAAAAACAAAAGCATATGATGGAATTATCGAATTATTAGATCATTTGATTTCAAATAATATAAAACTAAGTGTCTTTTCGAATAAATCAGATGCGCTTACCAAGAAAATTACTGCCGATTTATTTCCTGGGTATTTTGACACTGTAGTCGGTTTAAGCGTTGAAGCATTAAAAAAGCCAAATCCTACTGAGGCCATTGCAATAAGCAAAAAAATGGGACTAGAGGCCGAAGAAATTATTTTTGCTGGAGATTCAGATATTGATATGCAGACTGCTGTCAATGCCAGCATGTCTGCAGTAGGCGTGACATGGGGATACCGTCTGGAGGAAGAATTAATCGCTGCAGGAGCTAAATACATAATAAACAGCCCCCTGGATTTGATTAAGATCATACAGCCAAACGATGAAACCATTTTAGCTCAAAATATGTGGTAA
- a CDS encoding agmatine deiminase family protein yields the protein MTTVTRRFPAEWEKQQGILLCFPHNGKDWPGKYEAVQWAFVEFIKKAAAYEQVFLVVADENQKSKVTEMLETAHVKMSSISFIIHKTNRSWMRDSGPIIVKNGTEREALNFNFNGWAKYKNINLDKHVPTKVGDFLNIPVTQVMYKGKPVIVEGGAIDVNGRGTLLTSEECLMHPSIQVRNENFTKEDYEAVFKEYLGITNVIWLGDGIEGDDTHGHIDDLCRFVNEDTIVTIVELDPNDNNYKPLQDNLKRLQNAKLENGKAPVIISLPMPKRIDFEGLRLPASYANFLILNNCVLVPTFNDSNDRTALNILAECFPDREIIGISATDFIWGFGTLHCLSQQIPE from the coding sequence ATGACAACAGTTACAAGAAGATTTCCGGCAGAGTGGGAAAAACAGCAAGGAATTTTATTGTGTTTTCCGCATAATGGCAAAGACTGGCCAGGAAAATATGAAGCCGTACAATGGGCATTTGTTGAATTCATTAAAAAAGCGGCAGCATATGAGCAAGTCTTTCTTGTAGTAGCTGATGAGAATCAAAAAAGTAAAGTAACCGAAATGCTGGAAACAGCTCATGTAAAAATGAGCAGCATATCTTTCATTATACACAAAACCAACCGCAGCTGGATGCGTGATTCTGGACCGATTATTGTAAAAAACGGTACTGAAAGAGAAGCATTGAACTTCAATTTTAATGGCTGGGCAAAATATAAAAACATCAATTTAGACAAGCATGTACCGACAAAAGTCGGAGATTTTTTAAACATTCCAGTTACTCAGGTGATGTACAAAGGCAAACCTGTTATTGTCGAAGGCGGTGCAATTGATGTAAATGGGCGTGGTACATTATTGACTTCTGAAGAGTGTTTAATGCATCCTTCTATTCAGGTTCGAAACGAAAATTTCACAAAGGAAGATTACGAAGCTGTTTTCAAAGAATATTTAGGGATAACAAATGTAATTTGGCTGGGCGATGGAATTGAAGGGGATGATACCCACGGACATATCGATGATTTATGCCGATTTGTTAATGAAGACACAATCGTAACAATTGTTGAGTTAGACCCGAACGACAATAACTATAAACCTTTGCAGGATAATTTAAAACGATTACAAAATGCTAAACTGGAAAACGGAAAAGCACCGGTTATTATTTCATTGCCAATGCCAAAACGCATTGATTTTGAAGGATTACGTTTACCTGCAAGTTATGCTAATTTTTTAATTTTGAACAACTGTGTTTTGGTTCCGACATTTAATGACAGTAATGACCGCACTGCCTTAAACATTTTGGCAGAATGTTTTCCAGACCGTGAAATCATAGGAATCAGCGCAACTGATTTTATTTGGGGATTCGGAACGTTACACTGCTTAAGCCAGCAGATTCCAGAATAA
- a CDS encoding LLM class flavin-dependent oxidoreductase: MKTPIPISLLELAIITEGSNAAETMHKTKELAQLADGLGYNRFWLAEHHNMAHVASSATVVLIGYVASLTQNIRVGSGGIMLPNHSPLIIAEQFGTLATLYPDRIDLGLGRAPGTDSLTAQAIRKDFFEESQRFPKNVSALQDYFSVENAVSSVRAFPAEGTNVPIWILGSSMDSAALAASYGLPYAFAGHFAPRQMIQAFEFYRENFKPSVYLEEAKTMACVNAIAADTDEEAEILSTSLYQMFQNLVQNTRKPLQPPVASLSDLMNNMSEESRFHVNQMTAGSFIGSKETLTKELKKFIEYSRISELMISSPIYSHQDKMKSLRMLKEVVDSI, encoded by the coding sequence ATGAAAACCCCAATTCCCATATCTTTATTAGAGTTAGCCATAATCACTGAAGGCAGTAATGCTGCTGAAACGATGCACAAAACCAAAGAGCTGGCACAGCTGGCGGATGGTTTGGGATACAATCGGTTTTGGCTGGCGGAGCACCACAATATGGCACATGTGGCGAGTTCGGCTACGGTGGTTTTGATAGGATATGTGGCGAGTCTGACGCAAAATATACGAGTTGGATCGGGGGGGATAATGCTGCCTAATCATTCTCCGCTTATTATTGCTGAACAATTTGGAACATTAGCAACTTTATATCCAGACCGGATTGATCTTGGTTTAGGAAGGGCTCCAGGCACCGATTCACTGACAGCACAAGCTATACGAAAAGATTTTTTTGAGGAATCGCAACGGTTCCCTAAAAATGTTTCGGCACTGCAGGATTATTTTTCTGTAGAGAATGCTGTATCAAGTGTTCGTGCTTTTCCTGCCGAAGGGACAAATGTCCCTATTTGGATTTTAGGTTCAAGTATGGACAGTGCAGCATTGGCGGCGTCATATGGACTGCCTTATGCGTTTGCGGGACATTTTGCACCCCGGCAAATGATTCAGGCTTTTGAATTTTACAGAGAAAACTTTAAACCGTCGGTCTATCTTGAAGAGGCGAAAACGATGGCATGCGTCAACGCAATTGCAGCTGATACGGACGAAGAAGCTGAAATTCTGTCTACAAGTTTATATCAAATGTTTCAGAATTTAGTTCAAAACACTCGAAAGCCATTACAGCCTCCTGTGGCTTCGCTGAGCGATCTTATGAATAATATGAGCGAAGAATCTCGTTTTCATGTTAACCAAATGACGGCTGGTTCTTTTATTGGCAGTAAGGAAACATTAACCAAAGAATTAAAAAAGTTTATTGAGTATTCCCGCATCAGCGAATTGATGATTAGCAGTCCGATATACAGTCATCAGGATAAAATGAAAAGTCTGCGAATGCTGAAGGAAGTTGTAGATAGTATTTAA
- a CDS encoding carbon-nitrogen hydrolase, which translates to MSKKKYKIAVIQLNLNDVAENNLKKCLSWVRDAASQGAEVISLPELYSSHYFCQSEDVDNFALAEPLYSTSFIAFSALAKELGVVIIVPFFEKRMAGIYHNSAYIINTDGTEAGLYRKMHIPDDPHFYEKFYFTPGDLGFKAFPTEKGKIGTLICWDQWYPEAARLTALQGADVLFYPTAIGWHPLEKEQYGKNQHGAWMNVMKGHAVANGVYVAAANRIGLEQYIEGTAGIQFWGSSFIAGPQGEILAQASHDKEEILIAEVDLDLQENVRQNWPFFRDRRIDAFGDITKRAID; encoded by the coding sequence ATGTCAAAGAAGAAATACAAAATAGCGGTTATTCAATTGAATCTAAACGATGTTGCCGAAAATAACCTTAAAAAATGTTTGAGCTGGGTGCGTGACGCAGCTAGTCAGGGAGCCGAGGTGATTTCGCTGCCAGAGTTATACAGCAGTCATTATTTTTGTCAAAGTGAAGATGTAGATAATTTTGCTTTGGCAGAGCCGTTGTACAGCACTTCATTTATTGCTTTTAGTGCTTTGGCAAAGGAGTTGGGTGTGGTAATCATTGTCCCTTTCTTCGAAAAAAGAATGGCAGGGATTTACCACAATAGCGCTTATATCATTAATACTGACGGAACAGAGGCTGGATTGTACCGCAAAATGCACATTCCAGACGATCCGCATTTCTACGAAAAATTCTATTTTACACCTGGCGATTTAGGCTTCAAAGCTTTTCCAACCGAAAAAGGAAAAATAGGAACTTTAATCTGCTGGGATCAATGGTATCCAGAAGCTGCGCGTTTGACCGCTTTACAAGGAGCCGATGTATTGTTTTATCCAACAGCAATTGGATGGCATCCTCTTGAAAAAGAACAATATGGTAAAAACCAGCACGGAGCATGGATGAATGTAATGAAAGGACATGCCGTTGCTAATGGTGTGTATGTAGCAGCTGCAAACCGAATTGGATTGGAACAATACATTGAAGGAACAGCAGGAATTCAGTTTTGGGGTTCTTCGTTTATTGCAGGACCGCAAGGAGAAATTTTGGCGCAGGCCTCACACGATAAAGAAGAAATCCTGATTGCCGAAGTGGATTTGGATTTACAGGAAAATGTGCGTCAGAACTGGCCTTTCTTTAGAGACAGAAGAATTGATGCCTTTGGAGATATTACAAAAAGAGCTATTGATTAG
- a CDS encoding OmpA family protein, translating into MKKKFSFLTLLLSLAATAQDVSTASVQSSAENTAYNKWSVEINGGLTKPITTLSKGYTSSDFNFAHGDLGARYMLNPKFGIKLDFGFDKFSEQDNTPSFSSTYLRTSFQGVVNLGRALNFETFTNSFGLLFHSGLGGSYLTSKNDNVDDYMLNGILGLTGQVLLSNRIALTADLTGILHGKQNANFDATSAAPAKAVGGVIINVTAGLTFYLGKNEKHADWIPEKTISDDLEKRLSLLEKSLLDSDKDGVADLYDLEPNSIAGVAVNTKGQSIDHNQNGVPDELESYLDKTYGKKGDSVPSNNNIEELINAGYVNVYFDSNSSKPTSTSLSGVGFIVKYLQSNPSKSVDVIGYADEIGSSSFNTELSRKRAEAVKEIAVKSGIDASRLNVIANGEDASVDKNSKEARQIVRRVSFKVK; encoded by the coding sequence ATGAAAAAAAAATTTTCTTTTTTAACTTTATTATTATCATTAGCAGCTACCGCACAGGATGTGAGTACGGCTTCAGTACAATCTTCAGCTGAAAATACTGCTTATAACAAATGGTCAGTCGAAATAAATGGCGGTTTAACTAAGCCAATTACTACATTATCAAAAGGTTACACTAGTTCTGATTTTAATTTTGCACATGGAGATTTAGGAGCAAGATATATGTTAAACCCTAAATTTGGTATTAAACTTGATTTTGGTTTTGATAAATTTAGTGAGCAAGATAATACTCCATCATTTTCAAGTACTTATTTAAGAACGAGTTTTCAGGGAGTTGTTAATCTCGGCCGAGCTTTGAATTTTGAAACTTTTACCAATTCATTTGGTCTGTTATTTCACTCTGGTTTAGGAGGATCTTACTTAACATCAAAAAACGATAATGTTGATGACTATATGTTAAATGGAATTTTGGGTTTAACAGGTCAAGTTTTATTAAGTAATCGTATTGCTTTGACTGCAGATTTAACTGGAATTCTTCATGGAAAACAGAATGCTAATTTTGATGCTACGAGTGCTGCACCAGCAAAAGCAGTAGGTGGTGTTATAATAAATGTAACTGCTGGTTTAACTTTTTATTTGGGTAAAAATGAAAAACATGCTGATTGGATACCTGAAAAAACAATTTCTGATGATTTAGAAAAACGCTTGAGTTTATTAGAAAAAAGTCTCTTGGATTCTGATAAAGACGGCGTAGCCGATTTATATGATCTGGAACCAAATTCTATTGCAGGAGTTGCTGTTAATACAAAAGGACAATCTATAGATCATAACCAGAATGGTGTTCCAGATGAATTAGAAAGCTACTTAGATAAAACGTATGGTAAAAAAGGAGACAGTGTACCATCAAATAATAACATAGAAGAACTGATTAATGCTGGATATGTAAATGTTTATTTTGATTCTAATTCAAGTAAACCAACAAGTACTTCTTTATCAGGGGTTGGTTTTATAGTTAAATATCTGCAAAGCAATCCATCTAAAAGTGTTGATGTTATAGGATATGCTGATGAAATCGGGTCTTCAAGCTTTAATACTGAATTATCAAGAAAAAGAGCTGAAGCTGTAAAAGAAATAGCAGTAAAATCTGGAATTGATGCTTCTAGATTAAATGTAATTGCTAACGGAGAAGACGCTTCTGTTGATAAAAATTCTAAAGAAGCACGTCAAATCGTAAGAAGAGTTAGTTTTAAAGTAAAATAA